The following proteins come from a genomic window of Thiothrix unzii:
- the fnr gene encoding fumarate/nitrate reduction transcriptional regulator Fnr, with protein MKTVPIQTAKKSAVACHNCSLSELCLPRGLNREELELLENAINKTVKIKKKDYLFRRDDQQYSIYAVKAGAVKTALSTPDGEEQILGFYLPGDLLGFDAFANNRHTCDAQALDDTLVCELNMDSFQELCGKLSSMRGQMMRQIGAEIEREHMLLLTLGQMRTEERLATFLSSLSERNKERGFSCTEFNLPMARHDLANYLGMAVETLSRMFSRLQDDGIIAVQHRLIKIEDMARLKQLAHHTCRPASEAR; from the coding sequence ATGAAAACAGTGCCAATACAAACAGCCAAAAAATCAGCCGTCGCCTGCCACAATTGCAGCCTGAGTGAGCTTTGTTTACCTCGCGGCCTGAACCGCGAAGAACTTGAGCTGTTGGAAAATGCCATTAACAAGACAGTTAAGATCAAGAAGAAAGATTACTTATTTCGCCGTGATGACCAGCAATATTCCATCTACGCGGTCAAAGCGGGTGCGGTGAAAACTGCGTTGTCCACCCCCGATGGTGAAGAACAAATTTTAGGATTTTACCTGCCCGGTGACTTATTGGGCTTTGATGCGTTTGCGAACAACCGCCACACCTGCGATGCACAAGCATTGGATGACACCCTTGTTTGCGAACTCAATATGGATAGTTTTCAAGAGCTTTGCGGCAAACTCAGCAGTATGCGCGGGCAAATGATGCGCCAAATCGGTGCCGAAATTGAACGCGAACACATGCTGTTATTGACCTTGGGGCAAATGCGCACTGAGGAACGGCTGGCGACATTCCTTTCCAGCTTATCGGAACGCAATAAAGAACGCGGTTTTTCCTGTACGGAATTTAACCTGCCAATGGCTCGCCACGATCTTGCCAATTACTTAGGTATGGCGGTCGAAACGTTGAGCCGGATGTTCTCACGCTTGCAAGACGACGGCATTATTGCCGTACAACACCGCTTGATTAAGATTGAAGACATGGCACGCCTGAAACAACTGGCGCACCACACTTGTCGCCCCGCGAGTGAAGCGCGTTAA
- a CDS encoding DUF3149 domain-containing protein, translating to MAELLFGSWMGILSLLVIVITFVIVSYFAWLFVKKSGEN from the coding sequence ATGGCAGAACTACTGTTTGGAAGCTGGATGGGCATCCTGAGCTTGTTGGTCATCGTGATTACGTTCGTTATCGTGTCGTATTTTGCTTGGTTATTTGTTAAAAAGTCCGGTGAGAACTGA
- the pssA gene encoding CDP-diacylglycerol--serine O-phosphatidyltransferase, with protein MEEQSSQLTARPRRGVYLLPNLLTTGAMFCGFYAVVAAMQGKFEAAAVAVFIAMILDGLDGRVARMTNTQSEFGAQYDSLADLISFGVAPGLVMYQWALVHLQAYGTAWGKAGWLVAFIYVACAALRLARFNTQIGKVDKRFFVGLPSPAAAALVVGMVWVFHDLEVLGRNVQMPALFLTFAAGLLMVSNISFYSFKDFDLRNRVPFVAVLVIVLLFALTTIDPPKVLFGVFLLYALSGPLLWAWRRYRKLQRRKKGVE; from the coding sequence GTGGAAGAACAATCATCACAATTAACAGCACGTCCGCGCCGGGGTGTTTACCTTTTACCTAATTTATTGACCACAGGAGCGATGTTCTGTGGCTTTTACGCGGTTGTCGCGGCGATGCAAGGCAAATTTGAAGCTGCTGCTGTTGCCGTTTTTATCGCCATGATTTTAGACGGTTTGGACGGGCGTGTCGCACGCATGACCAATACCCAGTCTGAATTCGGGGCGCAATACGACAGTTTGGCTGACCTCATTTCCTTCGGGGTTGCGCCCGGTTTGGTGATGTATCAATGGGCATTGGTGCATTTACAGGCTTACGGCACGGCATGGGGCAAGGCCGGGTGGCTGGTTGCTTTTATTTACGTGGCTTGCGCAGCATTGCGTTTGGCGCGTTTCAATACGCAAATCGGTAAGGTCGATAAGCGTTTTTTCGTCGGGCTACCCAGTCCGGCAGCGGCGGCCTTGGTCGTCGGCATGGTGTGGGTATTCCACGATCTTGAGGTCTTAGGGCGCAATGTACAGATGCCCGCGCTGTTTTTGACCTTCGCCGCTGGTTTACTAATGGTCAGCAACATCAGTTTCTACAGCTTCAAAGATTTTGACCTGCGTAATCGCGTGCCTTTCGTCGCGGTGTTAGTGATTGTGCTGCTGTTTGCGTTGACCACGATTGACCCACCCAAAGTCTTGTTTGGGGTGTTCTTGTTGTACGCTTTGTCAGGGCCGCTATTATGGGCTTGGCGGCGTTATCGTAAATTGCAACGCCGCAAAAAAGGTGTCGAGTAA
- a CDS encoding lipoprotein-releasing ABC transporter permease subunit, which translates to MFTPLELFIGQRYTHSRRRNRFISFISFASMLGIMLGVMVLITVLSIMNGFEKELRDKILGVVAHVTVSGTNGQLSDWAAQLERLRDADHVIGAAPYVQKQVMLTNGNQMRAVMLQGIDPAQQGQVSDVDFKMLEGSFFNLKPREYGIVLGVEVASGLGVIPGDKVTVIVPQVQVTPAGVLPRVRRFTVVGVYQIGHPEYDGMTGFIELGDASRLFKLGEDVGGIRLKLDDLFAAQGLQADLQHSLGNDFKVTDWSEEHGSLFRAVRMERIAMTMILFLVVCVALFNLVASLMMAVNDKEADIAILRTFGMPGRRVMRIFMIQGSIIGVFGTLVGVALGVLLSLNISVVMAFLETTFGFKVFSADLFYISEIPSDLRWENVIWITIAALIASVLATVYPARRAAQIQPAESLRYE; encoded by the coding sequence ATGTTTACACCACTTGAATTATTTATCGGTCAGCGTTACACGCATTCACGGCGGCGCAACCGTTTCATCTCGTTCATCTCGTTCGCTTCCATGCTCGGCATCATGCTGGGGGTCATGGTATTGATCACGGTTTTGTCGATTATGAACGGCTTTGAAAAGGAACTCAGGGATAAAATACTGGGTGTGGTTGCGCATGTCACGGTTTCGGGGACAAATGGGCAACTGTCCGATTGGGCGGCGCAATTGGAGCGACTAAGGGACGCTGATCATGTTATCGGTGCGGCTCCTTACGTGCAAAAACAAGTCATGTTGACCAATGGCAATCAAATGCGGGCAGTCATGTTGCAGGGGATTGACCCCGCACAGCAAGGGCAGGTCAGCGATGTCGATTTCAAAATGCTTGAAGGCAGCTTTTTCAACCTGAAGCCGCGTGAATACGGCATTGTGTTAGGTGTGGAAGTGGCTTCGGGTTTGGGGGTAATCCCCGGTGATAAAGTCACGGTAATCGTGCCGCAAGTGCAGGTTACGCCTGCCGGGGTATTGCCGCGCGTCCGGCGGTTTACCGTGGTGGGGGTGTATCAAATCGGGCATCCCGAATACGATGGGATGACGGGTTTTATTGAGTTGGGTGATGCGTCGCGCTTGTTTAAATTGGGCGAAGACGTGGGTGGTATCCGTTTAAAATTGGATGATTTGTTTGCGGCGCAAGGCTTGCAGGCGGATTTACAACACAGCCTCGGTAATGATTTTAAAGTCACTGACTGGAGTGAGGAACACGGTAGTTTGTTCCGCGCAGTGCGGATGGAACGCATCGCGATGACGATGATTTTGTTCTTGGTGGTGTGCGTGGCTTTGTTTAATTTGGTGGCATCGTTAATGATGGCGGTCAATGATAAAGAAGCCGATATTGCCATTTTGCGCACTTTTGGGATGCCGGGGCGACGTGTGATGCGCATTTTCATGATTCAAGGCAGCATTATCGGAGTATTCGGTACGCTCGTGGGCGTGGCGTTGGGCGTGTTGTTGTCACTGAATATCAGCGTGGTTATGGCATTTTTAGAAACCACCTTTGGGTTTAAAGTTTTTTCTGCCGATTTGTTTTACATCAGCGAAATTCCTTCGGATTTGCGTTGGGAAAATGTGATCTGGATTACCATCGCGGCATTGATTGCGTCGGTACTCGCCACGGTGTATCCGGCACGCCGCGCCGCTCAAATTCAGCCTGCGGAGTCGCTGCGTTATGAATAA
- a CDS encoding lipoprotein-releasing ABC transporter permease subunit — MNKLFHPLELSVGWRYTRARRQKHFISFISLASILGIAIGVLVLITVLSVMNGFEQTMRERVLGMFAHITVSEGDTVVSDWQKVSESLQAFPHVKAVSPFVEKPAMLNQGDEARGALLQGVLPELEGSVSSVFKHVTKGDMQALQPGSFKIAVGATLAKELKVDVGDSLTLISPSEGALEMGELPALQRFTIAAIFRVDMQQYDSAFAYIHLADAQEVFKLGTDVTGLRMKLDDLYLAPKTAQNILGRMSASWPDMWVSDWTRLNENQFKAIQSQKSVMFVILLLIIAVAAFNLVSTLVMVVTDKEGDIAILRTLGLSSGRVMKVFMVQGTLIGVLGTLMGVVLGVLLASNVDVIVQFLERLFDTRFINSEVYFISELESRINVGDVVLIALSSLLMSVLATLYPAWRASKVQPAEALRYE; from the coding sequence ATGAATAAATTGTTTCATCCGCTGGAATTGTCGGTGGGCTGGCGTTACACCCGTGCGCGTCGTCAAAAGCATTTCATCTCATTTATTTCATTGGCTTCGATTTTAGGCATTGCGATTGGCGTATTGGTGCTGATTACGGTGTTGTCAGTAATGAACGGTTTTGAGCAAACCATGCGCGAACGGGTATTGGGCATGTTTGCGCACATTACGGTGTCAGAAGGCGATACCGTGGTGTCAGATTGGCAAAAAGTGAGCGAGTCGCTGCAAGCATTTCCGCATGTGAAAGCGGTGTCACCGTTTGTAGAAAAGCCTGCGATGCTTAACCAAGGCGATGAAGCGCGAGGCGCGTTATTGCAAGGGGTATTGCCGGAACTGGAGGGCAGCGTAAGTTCGGTCTTCAAGCACGTTACCAAAGGCGATATGCAGGCATTGCAGCCTGGTAGTTTTAAGATTGCCGTTGGCGCGACCTTGGCTAAAGAACTAAAAGTGGACGTGGGTGATTCGCTGACCTTGATTAGCCCGTCGGAAGGGGCGTTGGAAATGGGGGAATTGCCTGCGTTACAGCGTTTCACGATTGCGGCGATTTTTCGGGTTGATATGCAGCAGTACGATTCAGCATTTGCTTATATCCACCTCGCGGATGCGCAGGAAGTGTTTAAACTCGGCACGGATGTGACCGGATTGCGGATGAAATTGGATGATTTGTACCTCGCACCGAAAACTGCACAAAATATTTTAGGGCGGATGAGTGCCTCTTGGCCGGATATGTGGGTGAGTGATTGGACACGCCTCAACGAGAACCAATTTAAAGCAATTCAATCGCAGAAATCGGTAATGTTTGTGATTTTATTGCTGATTATTGCGGTAGCTGCATTCAATTTAGTGTCAACTTTGGTGATGGTCGTGACCGATAAAGAGGGTGACATTGCAATTTTACGTACCTTGGGGCTGTCATCCGGGCGCGTGATGAAAGTATTTATGGTGCAAGGCACGTTAATCGGGGTGCTTGGCACGCTCATGGGGGTGGTGTTGGGCGTGTTGCTGGCGAGTAATGTGGATGTGATTGTGCAATTTTTGGAACGCTTGTTTGATACCCGTTTCATTAATTCAGAAGTGTATTTTATCAGCGAATTGGAATCACGCATTAACGTCGGCGACGTGGTGTTGATTGCCTTGAGTTCGTTACTGATGTCTGTGTTAGCGACGCTTTACCCGGCTTGGCGTGCGTCCAAAGTTCAACCTGCGGAGGCTTTGCGCTATGAGTGA